From a region of the Odoribacter splanchnicus DSM 20712 genome:
- a CDS encoding FimB/Mfa2 family fimbrial subunit: protein MNTTIIIRQIKEYTGAYGKAYTLLYLIGAVTILTSCVKDDLYDTPHPDRGAVVVTTDWSGKSTEADIPQAYTLRIGGREQNVSAATNVFDALLAPGGYGLTVYNSPEGISIDGNKATVNPVDLTGAIEPHPGYLFASHQDISVVADDTLHVTAPMRQYVRRLDIELTATEGDYSRVQSATATLSGVASAADMATGDRSAAAQVTNAFRQDGNKFTIFFRLLGIVPTETHTLTVDITFNNGDTQRVVSDLTEDIRDFNNGTKPVKLTGNLLLPVEAGVTGAIITDWNEVESGNGDAN from the coding sequence ATGAATACAACGATAATCATACGACAGATAAAGGAATATACGGGAGCATACGGAAAGGCTTATACCTTATTATATCTAATAGGTGCGGTGACCATACTGACCTCGTGCGTGAAGGACGACCTCTATGACACGCCGCACCCCGACCGTGGGGCGGTGGTCGTAACCACAGACTGGAGCGGAAAGAGCACCGAGGCGGACATACCGCAGGCATACACACTGCGCATCGGCGGGAGGGAACAGAACGTGAGCGCGGCGACCAACGTGTTCGACGCGCTGCTCGCGCCCGGTGGCTACGGCCTGACGGTGTACAACTCCCCGGAGGGGATTAGTATCGACGGAAACAAGGCAACGGTGAATCCGGTGGATCTGACGGGTGCAATAGAGCCGCACCCCGGCTACCTCTTCGCCTCGCACCAGGACATCAGCGTCGTGGCGGATGACACCCTGCACGTCACCGCCCCGATGAGACAATACGTGCGCAGGCTCGACATCGAACTGACCGCCACGGAAGGCGACTACAGCCGTGTACAATCGGCTACGGCAACGCTCTCCGGCGTGGCTTCGGCAGCGGATATGGCAACAGGCGACCGGAGTGCAGCGGCACAAGTAACAAACGCTTTCAGGCAGGACGGCAACAAGTTCACAATCTTTTTCCGACTGCTCGGCATCGTCCCGACGGAAACGCATACGCTGACGGTGGACATCACTTTCAACAACGGTGACACGCAGCGGGTAGTGAGCGACCTTACCGAAGACATAAGGGACTTCAATAACGGCACCAAACCGGTTAAACTCACGGGTAATCTGCTTTTGCCCGTAGAGGCCGGGGTAACGGGCGCAATCATCACGGACTGGAACGAGGTAGAAAGCGGCAATGGGGATGCTAACTGA
- a CDS encoding DUF3575 domain-containing protein yields MSKRILFFILFSWLASAAFPAFAQQKTDTVYTFRFVPRKDMFYVPWNDNGKELARLLECIESNKPDIVEGRLPLYVDGYCNSGKSERASLAIAGTRSNRVKSELITRKGLRENNFITRNHASKGDFVTVRIILPKEKVPVIAEDTHPGYEEEKEQSHRENDKATETIQDTEGAKVSTGQENQPESVLSASSTTLGLSLRANLLRWATLTPDLGIEWHINPSWGISVNGSWTSWSWNDKDRRYALWEVAPELRYYIGSEKRGYVGAMYKVGSFNYKLSETGKQGDIMGGGITGGYVLKLNNALSMDFSLGLGYIHADYDKYVVINGVRVRRGSGTKNWWGPVSAGVTLVWNIF; encoded by the coding sequence ATGAGCAAAAGAATCTTATTCTTCATTTTGTTTTCGTGGCTGGCATCGGCAGCTTTTCCTGCTTTTGCGCAGCAGAAAACCGACACGGTCTACACTTTCCGCTTCGTGCCGCGAAAAGACATGTTCTATGTGCCATGGAATGACAATGGCAAAGAACTTGCGCGTCTTCTGGAGTGTATCGAAAGTAACAAACCGGATATAGTGGAGGGACGGCTGCCTCTTTACGTGGACGGATACTGTAACTCCGGCAAGTCGGAACGGGCAAGCCTCGCTATCGCCGGGACACGTTCCAACCGTGTGAAATCAGAGTTGATTACCCGGAAAGGACTGCGTGAAAACAACTTCATCACCCGTAACCATGCCTCGAAGGGCGACTTCGTGACGGTGCGTATCATACTGCCGAAAGAGAAAGTGCCGGTTATTGCGGAGGATACACATCCCGGTTACGAGGAAGAAAAGGAACAGTCACACCGTGAAAACGACAAGGCTACAGAAACAATCCAAGACACAGAGGGGGCAAAGGTGTCTACCGGACAGGAAAATCAGCCTGAATCCGTACTGTCGGCATCATCCACAACTTTGGGATTATCACTGCGTGCCAACCTGCTGCGTTGGGCAACCCTCACGCCCGACCTCGGTATTGAGTGGCACATCAACCCGTCATGGGGAATATCCGTGAACGGCTCGTGGACTTCGTGGTCGTGGAATGACAAGGACAGAAGATACGCCCTTTGGGAAGTGGCACCGGAACTCCGCTATTATATAGGCAGCGAGAAACGCGGCTACGTAGGTGCTATGTACAAAGTCGGCTCATTCAACTACAAGCTGTCGGAGACCGGCAAGCAGGGCGACATCATGGGTGGCGGCATCACCGGCGGCTACGTGCTGAAACTGAACAATGCCCTCTCGATGGACTTCTCCTTAGGGTTGGGCTATATCCATGCCGACTATGACAAGTATGTGGTCATCAACGGCGTGAGGGTAAGGCGCGGCAGCGGAACAAAGAACTGGTGGGGCCCTGTCTCGGCGGGTGTCACCCTGGTGTGGAACATCTTTTAG